The Oncorhynchus masou masou isolate Uvic2021 chromosome 31, UVic_Omas_1.1, whole genome shotgun sequence genome includes a region encoding these proteins:
- the LOC135523884 gene encoding mitogen-activated protein kinase 8-like isoform X2 — translation MNRNKREKEFYSLDVGDSTFTVLKRYQNLRPIGSGAQGIVCSAYDHNLERNVAIKKLSRPFQNQTHAKRAYRELVLMKCVNHKNIIGLLNVFTPQKTLEEFQDVYIVMELMDANLCQVIQMELDHERLSYLLYQMLCGIKHLHAAGIIHRDLKPSNIVVKSDCTLKILDFGLARTAATGLLMTPYVVTRYYRAPEVILGMGYQANVDIWAVGCIMAEMVRHKILFPGRDYIDQWNKVIEQLGTPSQEFLMKLNQSVRTYVENRPRYAGFTFEKLFPDVLFPADSEHNKLKASQARDLLSKMLVIDASKRISVSEALQHPYINVWYDPTEVEAPPPLITDKQLDEREHTVEEWKDLIYMEVQDWEERTKNGVIRGQPASLGAAVSSGSQQYPSVSSSSVNDVSTDPTLASDTDSSLETASNTDPLGCCR, via the exons ATGAATCGGAATAAGCGCGAAAAGGAGTTTTACAGTTTAGATGTCGGTGATTCCACGTTTACGGTTTTGAAGCGCTACCAGAATTTAAGACCCATTGGCTCCGGAGCACAGGGAATTGTCTG CTCAGCGTATGACCACAACCTCGAACGCAATGTTGCAATTAAAAAACTCAGCCGGCCTTTCCAGAACCAGACCCATGCCAAAAGAGCTTACAGAGAACTGGTGCTCATGAAATGTGTCAACCATAAGAAC ATTATTGGCTTGCTAAATGTATTCACGCCACAGAAGACACTGGAGGAGTTCCAAGATGT TTATATTGTGATGGAGCTGATGGATGCCAACCTGTGCCAGGTGATCCAGATGGAGCTGGACCACGAGCGGCTGTCCTATCTCCTCTACCAGATGCTGTGTGGCATCAAGCATCTTCACGCTGCGGGCATCATACACAGG GATCTGAAACCCAGCAACATTGTGGTTAAGTCGGACTGCACACTGAAGATCCTGGACTTCGGATTGGCCAGGACAGCGGCCACAGGCCTCCTGATGACCCCGTACGTGGTGACCCGCTACTACCGTGCCCCTGAAGTCATCTTGGGCATGGGTTACCAGGCCAACG TGGATATATGGGCTGTGGGCTGCATTATGGCAGAAATGGTTCGCCACAAAATCCTTTTTCCAGGAAGGGATT ATATTGATCAGTGGAACAAGGTGATCGAGCAGTTGGGGACTCCCAGTCAGGAGTTCCTGATGAAGCTCAACCAGTCGGTAAGGACCTATGTGGAGAACAGACCCCGCTACGCCGGGTTCACCTTTGAGAAGCTCTTCCCCGACGTCCTCTTCCCAGCCGACTCGGAGCACAACAAACTGAAAG CAAGTCAAGCCAGAGACCTATTATCAAAGATGTTGGTAATAGATGCATCTAAACGGATCTCTGTGAGCGAGGCTCTCCAGCACCCCTACATCAACGTGTGGTATGATCCAACTGAAGTGGAGGCG CCCCCACCGTTGATCACTGACAAGCAGCTGGATGAGAGGGAACACACAGTGGAGGAGTGGAAAG ATTTGATATACATGGAGGTCCAGGACTGGGAGGAGAGAACGAAGAATGGAGTGATCCGGGGACAGCCAGCGTCTTTAG GTGCAGCAGTGAGCAGCGGCTCCCAGCAGTACCCTTCTGTATCGTCCTCGTCCGTCAACGATGTGTCCACCGACCCCACCCTGGCTTCCGACACGGACAGCAGCCTGGAGACAGCCTCTAACACGGACCCACTGGGCTGCTGCAGATGA
- the LOC135523884 gene encoding mitogen-activated protein kinase 8-like isoform X3, with protein sequence MNRNKREKEFYSLDVGDSTFTVLKRYQNLRPIGSGAQGIVCSAYDHNLERNVAIKKLSRPFQNQTHAKRAYRELVLMKCVNHKNIIGLLNVFTPQKTLEEFQDVYIVMELMDANLCQVIQMELDHERLSYLLYQMLCGIKHLHAAGIIHRDLKPSNIVVKSDCTLKILDFGLARTAATGLLMTPYVVTRYYRAPEVILGMGYQANVDVWSIGCIMAEMVRGSVLFPGTDHIDQWNKVIEQLGTPSQEFLMKLNQSVRTYVENRPRYAGFTFEKLFPDVLFPADSEHNKLKASQARDLLSKMLVIDASKRISVSEALQHPYINVWYDPTEVEAPPPLITDKQLDEREHTVEEWKDLIYMEVQDWEERTKNGVIRGQPASLAQVQQ encoded by the exons ATGAATCGGAATAAGCGCGAAAAGGAGTTTTACAGTTTAGATGTCGGTGATTCCACGTTTACGGTTTTGAAGCGCTACCAGAATTTAAGACCCATTGGCTCCGGAGCACAGGGAATTGTCTG CTCAGCGTATGACCACAACCTCGAACGCAATGTTGCAATTAAAAAACTCAGCCGGCCTTTCCAGAACCAGACCCATGCCAAAAGAGCTTACAGAGAACTGGTGCTCATGAAATGTGTCAACCATAAGAAC ATTATTGGCTTGCTAAATGTATTCACGCCACAGAAGACACTGGAGGAGTTCCAAGATGT TTATATTGTGATGGAGCTGATGGATGCCAACCTGTGCCAGGTGATCCAGATGGAGCTGGACCACGAGCGGCTGTCCTATCTCCTCTACCAGATGCTGTGTGGCATCAAGCATCTTCACGCTGCGGGCATCATACACAGG GATCTGAAACCCAGCAACATTGTGGTTAAGTCGGACTGCACACTGAAGATCCTGGACTTCGGATTGGCCAGGACAGCGGCCACAGGCCTCCTGATGACCCCGTACGTGGTGACCCGCTACTACCGTGCCCCTGAAGTCATCTTGGGCATGGGTTACCAGGCCAACG TTGATGTCTGGTCTATTGGCTGCATCATGGCAGAAATGGTCCGAGGTAGTGTGTTGTTCCCAGGCACAGATC ATATTGATCAGTGGAACAAGGTGATCGAGCAGTTGGGGACTCCCAGTCAGGAGTTCCTGATGAAGCTCAACCAGTCGGTAAGGACCTATGTGGAGAACAGACCCCGCTACGCCGGGTTCACCTTTGAGAAGCTCTTCCCCGACGTCCTCTTCCCAGCCGACTCGGAGCACAACAAACTGAAAG CAAGTCAAGCCAGAGACCTATTATCAAAGATGTTGGTAATAGATGCATCTAAACGGATCTCTGTGAGCGAGGCTCTCCAGCACCCCTACATCAACGTGTGGTATGATCCAACTGAAGTGGAGGCG CCCCCACCGTTGATCACTGACAAGCAGCTGGATGAGAGGGAACACACAGTGGAGGAGTGGAAAG ATTTGATATACATGGAGGTCCAGGACTGGGAGGAGAGAACGAAGAATGGAGTGATCCGGGGACAGCCAGCGTCTTTAG CACAGGTGCAGCAGTGA
- the LOC135523884 gene encoding mitogen-activated protein kinase 8-like isoform X1: MNRNKREKEFYSLDVGDSTFTVLKRYQNLRPIGSGAQGIVCSAYDHNLERNVAIKKLSRPFQNQTHAKRAYRELVLMKCVNHKNIIGLLNVFTPQKTLEEFQDVYIVMELMDANLCQVIQMELDHERLSYLLYQMLCGIKHLHAAGIIHRDLKPSNIVVKSDCTLKILDFGLARTAATGLLMTPYVVTRYYRAPEVILGMGYQANVDVWSIGCIMAEMVRGSVLFPGTDHIDQWNKVIEQLGTPSQEFLMKLNQSVRTYVENRPRYAGFTFEKLFPDVLFPADSEHNKLKASQARDLLSKMLVIDASKRISVSEALQHPYINVWYDPTEVEAPPPLITDKQLDEREHTVEEWKDLIYMEVQDWEERTKNGVIRGQPASLGAAVSSGSQQYPSVSSSSVNDVSTDPTLASDTDSSLETASNTDPLGCCR; this comes from the exons ATGAATCGGAATAAGCGCGAAAAGGAGTTTTACAGTTTAGATGTCGGTGATTCCACGTTTACGGTTTTGAAGCGCTACCAGAATTTAAGACCCATTGGCTCCGGAGCACAGGGAATTGTCTG CTCAGCGTATGACCACAACCTCGAACGCAATGTTGCAATTAAAAAACTCAGCCGGCCTTTCCAGAACCAGACCCATGCCAAAAGAGCTTACAGAGAACTGGTGCTCATGAAATGTGTCAACCATAAGAAC ATTATTGGCTTGCTAAATGTATTCACGCCACAGAAGACACTGGAGGAGTTCCAAGATGT TTATATTGTGATGGAGCTGATGGATGCCAACCTGTGCCAGGTGATCCAGATGGAGCTGGACCACGAGCGGCTGTCCTATCTCCTCTACCAGATGCTGTGTGGCATCAAGCATCTTCACGCTGCGGGCATCATACACAGG GATCTGAAACCCAGCAACATTGTGGTTAAGTCGGACTGCACACTGAAGATCCTGGACTTCGGATTGGCCAGGACAGCGGCCACAGGCCTCCTGATGACCCCGTACGTGGTGACCCGCTACTACCGTGCCCCTGAAGTCATCTTGGGCATGGGTTACCAGGCCAACG TTGATGTCTGGTCTATTGGCTGCATCATGGCAGAAATGGTCCGAGGTAGTGTGTTGTTCCCAGGCACAGATC ATATTGATCAGTGGAACAAGGTGATCGAGCAGTTGGGGACTCCCAGTCAGGAGTTCCTGATGAAGCTCAACCAGTCGGTAAGGACCTATGTGGAGAACAGACCCCGCTACGCCGGGTTCACCTTTGAGAAGCTCTTCCCCGACGTCCTCTTCCCAGCCGACTCGGAGCACAACAAACTGAAAG CAAGTCAAGCCAGAGACCTATTATCAAAGATGTTGGTAATAGATGCATCTAAACGGATCTCTGTGAGCGAGGCTCTCCAGCACCCCTACATCAACGTGTGGTATGATCCAACTGAAGTGGAGGCG CCCCCACCGTTGATCACTGACAAGCAGCTGGATGAGAGGGAACACACAGTGGAGGAGTGGAAAG ATTTGATATACATGGAGGTCCAGGACTGGGAGGAGAGAACGAAGAATGGAGTGATCCGGGGACAGCCAGCGTCTTTAG GTGCAGCAGTGAGCAGCGGCTCCCAGCAGTACCCTTCTGTATCGTCCTCGTCCGTCAACGATGTGTCCACCGACCCCACCCTGGCTTCCGACACGGACAGCAGCCTGGAGACAGCCTCTAACACGGACCCACTGGGCTGCTGCAGATGA